In Arthrobacter sp. SLBN-83, one DNA window encodes the following:
- a CDS encoding S41 family peptidase: MTSSSYFRFPHLHGDLVTFVAEDDVWIAPLDGGRAWRVSSLQLPARNPRFTPDGKRLVWTVVQGTAPEVVSAEVDGGGYRQLTYFGHSTTKVKGFTATGAVVVTSAFRQAESRHTHAYSVPLEGGWAQELPYGPVESVAYGPEVGDERPVVLASVLSREPAWWKRYRGGTAGKLWIDRDGNGEFERLLPDLDGNLTDPLWIDGRIAFLSDHEGYGNLYSVLPDGEDLRRHTDHQDFYVRHAATDGKRVIFESAGELWVLRDLDSEAEKLDITLGSASQTRRPALLDAVKHLGAVAPDTTGAASAVESHGTISWLRHKDGPSRIIEATPGVRGRLPRPLGDGRIAYIADHGGVEAIHIKDIAAPVPHTAAQVTARSGKAGTAAASETPDSPQLEQAGAEGPETVSLPQPVPASGAAVLAGSPAHVPADDEQQADVAPQDTAPAAEAQTPAVEAGISVPTPSRASSLEPSPDGRWIALGTSFGDVYVVDTHSGHLSQVASIGEGSISELAWSADSRWLAWSEPVTSFGSRSRLRLATVEQLDADPVDVTDGRFRDASPAFTPDGKFLAFLSNRSFDPVYDGHSFDLSFPSPIKPYLVALAAQTPSPFGPSVDPAGAEQETDAQGTDKGEAADSDVPAVQVDAEGLAHRVIGVPVPQGNYSSLEAVDGALLWLDSVLSGVTGDGKASQEDKDARPSLVRYDIARRKQTTLVDAVDSYRLTGDRSKVVLVSDKQVTVVPSDAKADEESGKLVKVDLGRIRVLLDPLSVWGQAFDEAWRLQRDFFWTEDMAGQDWESIHARYRPIVERLGSHDDLVDLLWELHGELGTSHAYVRPAAVTERGSRGQGRLGADLAHTANGWEITRILAGESSDPLATSPLTRPGVGAKAGDFLLAIDGVPLSESTTPAMQLVGAAGRAVELTLLNGPGHGGAEGTQRRVAVVPVKDEERLRYQEWVAGNRRTVREASNGTFGYLHIPDMMANGWAQLHRDLDTETALDGLIVDVRRNRGGHTSQLVAELIGRKVTGWSMPRGEKPRTYPHHAPRGPVIILADEFAGSDGDIITQVSKLRGIGPVIGTRTWGGVVGIDNRFALADGTGVTQPRYANWFSGGVGWSVENYGVDPDIEVTYPPHAYAAGRDPQLEYGIGALKEMIQELPTDRPPARSGYRKLLPSPLPDRPQGR; this comes from the coding sequence ATGACCTCTTCGAGCTACTTCCGTTTCCCGCATTTGCACGGCGATCTGGTCACTTTCGTGGCCGAGGACGACGTGTGGATTGCGCCCCTGGACGGCGGCCGTGCCTGGCGCGTCTCGTCACTCCAGCTGCCTGCCCGCAACCCGCGCTTCACCCCGGACGGCAAGCGGCTGGTGTGGACCGTGGTGCAGGGAACGGCTCCGGAGGTTGTGTCGGCAGAGGTCGACGGCGGCGGGTACCGGCAGCTCACGTACTTTGGCCACAGCACCACAAAGGTCAAGGGATTCACCGCCACGGGCGCCGTGGTGGTCACCAGCGCATTCCGCCAGGCTGAAAGCCGGCACACCCACGCCTACAGCGTTCCCCTTGAGGGCGGCTGGGCACAGGAACTTCCCTACGGCCCCGTGGAGTCAGTGGCGTACGGACCCGAAGTAGGCGATGAACGCCCGGTGGTGCTGGCAAGTGTGCTGTCCCGGGAACCGGCATGGTGGAAGCGCTACCGCGGCGGCACGGCCGGGAAGCTGTGGATCGACCGCGACGGCAACGGTGAGTTCGAGCGCCTCCTTCCCGACCTCGACGGCAACCTCACCGACCCGCTTTGGATCGACGGCCGGATCGCCTTCCTGTCCGACCACGAGGGCTACGGCAATCTCTATTCGGTGCTTCCCGATGGAGAAGACCTGCGCCGGCACACCGACCACCAGGACTTCTACGTCCGGCACGCCGCCACCGACGGCAAGCGGGTCATCTTCGAGTCCGCCGGTGAACTCTGGGTACTCCGGGACCTGGATTCGGAAGCGGAAAAGCTGGACATCACCCTCGGCTCCGCCTCCCAGACCAGGCGTCCTGCCCTCCTCGACGCCGTCAAGCACCTGGGCGCCGTGGCCCCTGACACCACAGGCGCCGCCAGCGCGGTGGAATCACACGGGACGATTTCCTGGCTGCGGCACAAGGACGGGCCGTCCCGCATCATTGAGGCCACGCCTGGGGTCCGGGGCCGGCTGCCCAGGCCCCTCGGTGACGGCCGGATCGCCTACATCGCCGACCACGGCGGCGTTGAGGCCATCCACATCAAGGACATTGCCGCGCCCGTCCCGCACACCGCTGCCCAGGTGACGGCACGGAGCGGCAAGGCCGGCACCGCTGCCGCCTCCGAAACCCCCGATTCCCCGCAGCTGGAACAGGCAGGCGCAGAGGGACCGGAAACGGTCAGCCTGCCCCAGCCGGTTCCTGCATCAGGGGCTGCGGTGCTGGCTGGAAGCCCTGCGCATGTTCCCGCGGACGATGAGCAGCAGGCCGATGTTGCGCCCCAGGACACGGCCCCCGCCGCGGAAGCCCAGACGCCGGCGGTGGAGGCCGGCATCAGCGTTCCCACGCCGTCGCGCGCCAGCTCCCTTGAGCCCAGCCCGGACGGCCGGTGGATCGCCCTCGGTACATCCTTCGGCGACGTGTACGTGGTGGATACCCACAGCGGCCACCTCAGCCAGGTGGCCAGCATCGGCGAAGGCAGCATTTCCGAGCTGGCATGGTCGGCGGACTCCCGCTGGCTGGCGTGGTCCGAGCCCGTCACGTCCTTTGGCTCGCGCAGCCGGCTGCGCCTGGCCACGGTGGAGCAGCTCGACGCCGATCCCGTGGACGTCACCGACGGCCGCTTCCGCGATGCCTCACCGGCCTTCACTCCGGACGGCAAGTTCCTTGCGTTCCTCTCCAACCGCAGCTTCGATCCGGTGTACGACGGGCATTCCTTCGACCTCTCCTTCCCCAGCCCCATCAAGCCGTACCTGGTGGCACTTGCGGCTCAGACGCCGTCGCCCTTTGGCCCGTCGGTCGATCCTGCGGGCGCGGAGCAGGAAACGGACGCACAGGGCACGGACAAGGGCGAGGCGGCCGACAGCGACGTACCTGCCGTCCAGGTGGACGCAGAGGGCCTGGCGCACCGTGTGATTGGCGTTCCCGTTCCGCAGGGCAACTACAGCTCGCTGGAAGCCGTTGACGGCGCCCTCCTCTGGCTCGACTCCGTCCTGTCCGGTGTCACCGGCGACGGAAAGGCTAGCCAGGAGGACAAGGACGCCCGCCCCAGCCTGGTCCGTTATGACATCGCCCGGCGCAAGCAGACCACGCTGGTGGATGCCGTGGACAGCTACCGGCTGACCGGGGACCGCAGCAAGGTGGTGCTGGTTTCCGACAAACAGGTGACCGTGGTCCCTTCGGACGCCAAGGCCGACGAGGAATCGGGCAAGCTGGTCAAGGTTGACCTGGGCCGGATCCGCGTCCTGCTGGATCCGCTCAGCGTCTGGGGACAGGCATTTGATGAAGCCTGGCGGCTGCAGCGCGACTTCTTCTGGACCGAGGACATGGCCGGGCAGGACTGGGAATCCATCCACGCCCGCTACCGCCCCATCGTGGAACGGCTGGGTTCCCATGACGACCTGGTGGACCTGCTGTGGGAACTGCACGGCGAGCTGGGGACATCGCACGCCTACGTGCGCCCCGCTGCCGTCACTGAACGCGGCAGCCGCGGACAGGGCCGGCTCGGCGCCGACCTTGCCCACACCGCCAACGGCTGGGAAATCACCCGGATCCTGGCCGGCGAGTCCTCCGATCCGTTGGCCACCTCGCCGCTCACCAGGCCCGGCGTCGGCGCCAAAGCCGGGGACTTCCTGCTGGCCATCGATGGAGTCCCGCTGTCCGAAAGCACCACCCCGGCCATGCAGCTGGTGGGAGCGGCAGGCCGCGCTGTGGAGTTGACCCTCCTCAATGGCCCGGGGCACGGTGGTGCTGAGGGCACCCAGCGCCGCGTCGCCGTCGTGCCCGTTAAGGATGAAGAGCGCCTGCGCTACCAGGAATGGGTTGCCGGCAACCGGCGGACCGTCCGTGAGGCCTCCAACGGCACCTTCGGGTACCTGCACATTCCGGACATGATGGCCAACGGCTGGGCGCAGCTGCACCGGGACCTGGATACCGAGACGGCGCTGGACGGCCTGATCGTGGACGTGCGCCGCAACCGTGGAGGCCACACATCGCAGCTTGTTGCGGAGCTGATCGGCCGCAAGGTCACCGGATGGAGCATGCCGCGCGGGGAGAAGCCGCGCACGTACCCGCATCACGCGCCGAGGGGGCCGGTGATCATCCTGGCGGACGAGTTCGCGGGATCCGACGGCGACATCATCACCCAGGTCTCAAAGCTGAGGGGCATCGGCCCGGTCATCGGCACGCGCACCTGGGGTGGCGTGGTGGGGATCGACAACCGGTTTGCGCTGGCGGACGGCACCGGAGTCACCCAGCCCCGCTATGCCAACTGGTTCAGCGGCGGCGTGGGCTGGAGCGTGGAAAACTACGGCGTCGACCCCGACATCGAGGTGACCTACCCGCCGCACGCCTACGCAGCCGGCCGCGACCCGCAGTTGGAATACGGCATCGGGGCGCTCAAGGAAATGATCCAGGAACTGCCCACCGACCGTCCGCCGGCCCGCTCCGGTTACCGCAAGCTGTTGCCTTCGCCGCTGCCGGACCGCCCGCAGGGACGCTAG
- the sucB gene encoding 2-oxoglutarate dehydrogenase, E2 component, dihydrolipoamide succinyltransferase — translation MSESVNLPALGESVTEGTVTRWLKQVGDRVEVDEPLLEVSTDKVDTEIPSPVAGVIEEILVAEDETAEVGAPLVRIGDGSGGGSAPAEAPAAAPAEEAPAAAPAQEAPAEAAPAQEAPAQEAPAAGGESHEVTLPALGESVTEGTVTRWLKAIGDSVDVDEPLLEVSTDKVDTEIPSPVAGTLQEIRVNEDETAEVGSVLAVIGSGAPAAAAPQAAPAAPQQEAPKPAPAESAPAQTAPAQAVPAQQAPEQAAPQAAPAPAAQAPAAPAAQEAPAGGSESGYVTPLVRKLANQHGVDISSLSGTGVGGRIRKQDVIAAAEAKAAPAPAPAAAPAASAPAASGAAASSLRGTTQKAPRIRQVIARRMRESLEISTQLTQVHEVDMTKVAKLRARAKNSFQAQNGTKLTFLPFIAKAVAEALKQHPKLNAAYDEEKQEITYHNAEHLAIAVDTDKGLLVPVIADAGNLNLAGLAGKIADVASRTRDGKIGPDELSGGTFSITNIGSVGALFDTPIINQPQVGILGTGAIVKRPVVVADENGDDSIAIRSMMYLSLTYDHRLVDGADAGRFLQTLKARLEEGAFEADLGL, via the coding sequence ATGTCTGAATCCGTTAACTTGCCCGCCCTCGGTGAGAGTGTCACCGAAGGAACCGTCACCCGCTGGCTCAAGCAGGTAGGTGACCGGGTAGAGGTGGACGAGCCGCTGCTCGAAGTCTCCACCGACAAAGTAGACACTGAAATCCCCTCTCCTGTAGCTGGCGTGATTGAAGAAATCCTGGTCGCTGAAGATGAGACCGCCGAAGTAGGTGCACCGCTGGTGCGCATCGGCGACGGCTCCGGCGGCGGTTCCGCGCCCGCCGAAGCTCCCGCTGCTGCGCCGGCCGAAGAGGCACCTGCAGCCGCTCCCGCACAGGAAGCACCGGCTGAAGCAGCCCCCGCCCAGGAGGCGCCGGCCCAGGAAGCACCCGCTGCCGGCGGCGAAAGCCACGAGGTCACCCTCCCGGCACTCGGCGAGAGCGTCACCGAAGGCACCGTGACCCGCTGGCTGAAGGCCATTGGCGATTCCGTCGACGTCGACGAACCGCTGCTGGAAGTCTCCACCGACAAGGTGGACACCGAGATCCCCTCCCCGGTTGCCGGCACCCTGCAGGAAATCCGGGTCAATGAGGACGAAACCGCCGAGGTTGGCTCCGTGCTCGCCGTCATCGGCTCCGGCGCTCCCGCTGCTGCGGCTCCGCAGGCTGCACCGGCCGCTCCCCAGCAGGAAGCCCCCAAGCCTGCACCGGCAGAGTCCGCTCCTGCGCAGACCGCTCCCGCCCAGGCCGTTCCTGCCCAGCAGGCTCCTGAACAGGCTGCACCCCAGGCTGCCCCGGCTCCCGCCGCGCAGGCTCCCGCCGCTCCGGCAGCCCAGGAAGCGCCGGCCGGCGGATCCGAGTCCGGTTACGTCACTCCCCTGGTCCGCAAGCTGGCCAACCAGCACGGTGTGGACATCTCCAGCCTCTCCGGCACCGGTGTTGGTGGCCGCATCCGCAAGCAGGATGTCATCGCCGCAGCCGAGGCCAAGGCTGCTCCCGCTCCGGCTCCGGCAGCAGCCCCTGCCGCCTCTGCCCCGGCTGCATCCGGCGCAGCAGCCTCGTCGCTGCGTGGCACCACCCAGAAGGCTCCCCGCATCCGCCAGGTCATCGCCCGGCGCATGCGCGAGTCGCTGGAAATCTCCACCCAGCTGACCCAGGTCCACGAAGTGGACATGACCAAGGTCGCCAAGCTGCGTGCCCGTGCCAAGAACTCGTTCCAGGCCCAGAACGGCACCAAGCTGACCTTCCTGCCCTTCATCGCCAAGGCTGTTGCCGAGGCCCTCAAGCAGCACCCCAAGCTCAACGCTGCCTACGACGAGGAAAAGCAGGAGATCACCTACCACAACGCCGAGCACCTGGCGATCGCCGTCGACACGGACAAGGGCCTCCTTGTACCGGTCATCGCGGACGCCGGCAACCTGAACCTTGCCGGACTGGCCGGCAAGATCGCCGACGTTGCTTCCCGCACCCGCGACGGCAAGATCGGCCCGGACGAACTGTCCGGCGGCACCTTCAGCATCACCAACATCGGTTCGGTGGGGGCCCTGTTCGACACCCCGATCATCAACCAGCCGCAGGTGGGCATCCTGGGCACCGGTGCCATCGTCAAGCGCCCCGTGGTTGTTGCTGACGAGAACGGTGACGACTCGATCGCCATCCGCTCCATGATGTACCTGTCCCTGACGTACGACCACCGCCTGGTGGACGGCGCCGACGCAGGCCGGTTCCTCCAGACCCTGAAGGCACGCCTTGAAGAAGGCGCGTTCGAGGCGGACTTGGGACTGTAA
- the lpdA gene encoding dihydrolipoyl dehydrogenase has translation MADQATAQEFDILVLGGGSGGYAAALRAVQLGLTVGLVEKAKLGGTCLHNGCIPTKALLHSAELADHARDSAKYGVNVTLDGIDINAVNAYKDGIIAGKYKGLQGLIKSKKGITVIEGEGKLQGTDTIVVNGTAYKGKNIVLATGSYSRTLPGLEIGGKVITSDQALTMDTIPKSAIILGGGVIGVEFASVWKSFGVDVTIVEGLPSLVPNEDATIIKNFERAFKKRGIKFSTGVFFQGVEQNDDGVKVTLVDGKTFEADLLLVAVGRGPVTANLGYEEAGVTIDRGFVITNERLHTGVGNIYAVGDIVPGVQLAHRGYQQGIFVAEEIAGLKPVVVEDINIPKVTYSEPEIATVGYTEKAAKEKFGEDQVQTQEYNLAGNGKSSILGTSGLIKLVRQKDGPVVGVHMIGARMGEQVGEAQLIVNWEAYPEDVAQLVHAHPTQNEALGEAHLALAGKPLHG, from the coding sequence GTGGCCGATCAGGCAACTGCGCAAGAATTCGACATCCTGGTACTCGGTGGCGGCAGCGGCGGGTACGCTGCAGCGCTGCGTGCGGTACAGCTCGGCCTCACCGTCGGCCTCGTGGAGAAGGCCAAGCTGGGCGGTACCTGCCTCCACAACGGCTGCATCCCCACCAAGGCCCTGCTGCACTCCGCAGAGCTGGCCGACCACGCCCGTGACTCCGCCAAGTACGGCGTGAACGTCACCCTCGACGGCATCGACATCAACGCCGTCAACGCGTACAAGGACGGCATCATCGCCGGCAAGTACAAGGGCCTGCAGGGTCTGATCAAGTCCAAGAAGGGCATCACCGTCATCGAGGGTGAAGGCAAGCTGCAGGGCACCGACACCATCGTGGTGAACGGCACCGCCTACAAGGGCAAGAACATCGTCCTGGCCACCGGATCCTACTCGCGCACCCTTCCCGGCCTGGAAATCGGCGGCAAGGTCATCACCTCCGACCAGGCCCTCACCATGGACACCATCCCCAAGAGCGCCATCATCCTGGGCGGCGGCGTCATCGGCGTCGAGTTCGCCTCGGTCTGGAAGTCGTTCGGCGTGGACGTGACCATCGTCGAAGGCCTGCCCTCCCTCGTTCCCAACGAGGACGCCACGATCATCAAGAACTTCGAGCGTGCCTTCAAGAAGCGCGGCATCAAGTTCTCCACCGGCGTTTTCTTCCAGGGCGTCGAGCAGAACGACGACGGCGTCAAGGTCACCCTGGTGGACGGCAAGACCTTCGAAGCGGACCTGCTGCTGGTCGCCGTCGGCCGTGGCCCCGTCACGGCCAACCTGGGCTATGAGGAAGCCGGCGTCACCATCGACCGCGGCTTCGTCATCACCAACGAGCGCCTGCACACCGGCGTGGGCAACATCTACGCCGTGGGTGACATCGTCCCCGGCGTGCAGCTGGCCCACCGCGGCTACCAGCAGGGCATCTTCGTGGCCGAGGAAATTGCCGGCCTGAAGCCTGTAGTGGTCGAGGACATCAACATCCCCAAGGTCACCTACTCCGAACCCGAGATTGCCACCGTCGGCTACACCGAGAAGGCTGCCAAGGAAAAGTTCGGCGAGGACCAGGTGCAGACCCAGGAATACAACCTGGCCGGCAACGGCAAGAGCTCCATCCTTGGCACCTCGGGCCTGATCAAGCTGGTCCGCCAGAAGGACGGCCCCGTGGTGGGCGTCCACATGATCGGTGCCCGCATGGGCGAGCAGGTGGGCGAGGCCCAGCTGATCGTGAACTGGGAAGCCTACCCGGAGGATGTGGCGCAGCTGGTGCACGCACACCCCACCCAGAACGAAGCCCTCGGCGAAGCCCACCTGGCGCTGGCCGGCAAGCCGCTCCACGGCTGA
- a CDS encoding OsmC family protein — translation MATTRNAHTVWTGSLTEGSGNTTLDSSGLGTFDVTWKARTEAAGGKTSPEELIAAAHSACFSMAFSHELSQAGFTPEEVNTKSEVGFQPGTGITGSHLTLNARIPGISEDEFQRIAEAAKKGCPVSQALAGIEITLDATLQS, via the coding sequence ATGGCTACAACACGCAACGCCCACACCGTATGGACCGGAAGCCTGACCGAGGGCTCGGGCAACACCACCCTGGACAGCTCGGGTCTGGGCACCTTCGATGTCACCTGGAAGGCGCGCACCGAAGCTGCCGGCGGCAAGACCAGCCCGGAAGAGCTCATCGCCGCAGCCCACTCGGCCTGCTTCTCCATGGCCTTCAGCCACGAACTCAGCCAGGCCGGCTTCACGCCTGAAGAGGTCAACACCAAGTCAGAGGTCGGCTTCCAGCCCGGCACCGGCATCACCGGCAGCCACCTGACCCTCAACGCCCGCATCCCCGGGATTTCCGAGGACGAGTTCCAGCGCATTGCCGAGGCCGCCAAGAAGGGCTGCCCCGTCTCCCAGGCCCTCGCCGGCATCGAGATCACGCTCGACGCCACGCTGCAGTCCTAG
- a CDS encoding leucyl aminopeptidase, with translation MVKNTEVNLSTVARDLKKNPSDAVVIGVGQGTDGPVLLDNPLTAKSAEALGDSLKALGVTGAADQLVRLPGLPETGAGILVLAGVGKVPATGPLTGESLRRAAGSAVRQLAGLATVTLAFPTATVQDVAAVAEGAALGAYSFTEFRSSSDGLKDPVRNAVIFTELAGTPELEAALKRAGLVAKAVNATRSLVNTPPSHLYPESFAEAAKDLAKGLPVKVTVWDEKRLEKEGFGGIMGVGKGSARQPRLVKVEYSPAKATAKVALVGKGITFDTGGISLKPALNMGDMKSDMAGAAVVLNTVLALAGLGLPVKATAWLCIAENMPGGGASRPADVLTMFGGKTVEVLNTDAEGRLVMADGIVAASREYPDAIIDVATLTGAQLIALGNRTAGVMGSDSVTGALKAAADRAGELVWPMPLPEELRPTLDSQVADLANIGERHGGMMTAAVFLREFVGKDKSGEQIPWAHIDIAGPSFNNGSPYGYTHKQGTGCTVRTLVAYVEDILAAA, from the coding sequence GTGGTCAAGAATACTGAAGTCAACCTTAGTACCGTCGCGCGGGACCTGAAGAAGAACCCCAGTGATGCAGTGGTCATCGGGGTGGGCCAGGGAACCGACGGGCCGGTCCTGTTGGACAACCCCCTGACGGCGAAGTCCGCGGAGGCCCTCGGGGACTCACTCAAGGCGCTGGGCGTAACCGGCGCCGCCGACCAGCTGGTCCGCCTGCCGGGCCTGCCCGAAACCGGGGCCGGCATCCTGGTCCTGGCCGGCGTCGGCAAGGTTCCCGCCACCGGGCCGCTCACGGGCGAGTCGCTGCGCCGGGCAGCAGGATCGGCCGTCCGGCAGCTGGCCGGCCTGGCCACGGTCACCCTGGCATTCCCGACGGCGACGGTACAGGACGTCGCGGCCGTCGCCGAGGGTGCCGCCCTGGGCGCCTACTCCTTCACCGAGTTCCGCTCCTCCTCCGATGGACTCAAGGACCCGGTGCGCAACGCCGTCATCTTCACCGAACTGGCCGGCACCCCGGAGCTGGAAGCGGCACTCAAGCGGGCCGGGCTGGTAGCCAAGGCCGTCAACGCCACCCGGTCCCTGGTCAACACCCCGCCGAGCCACCTTTACCCCGAATCGTTCGCTGAGGCTGCCAAGGACCTGGCCAAGGGCCTGCCCGTCAAGGTCACGGTCTGGGACGAGAAGCGCCTTGAAAAGGAAGGCTTCGGCGGCATCATGGGCGTGGGCAAGGGCTCCGCCCGGCAGCCGCGGCTGGTTAAGGTCGAATACTCCCCCGCCAAGGCCACCGCCAAGGTTGCCCTCGTGGGCAAGGGGATCACCTTTGACACCGGCGGAATCTCCCTCAAGCCGGCCCTCAACATGGGCGACATGAAAAGCGACATGGCCGGTGCCGCCGTCGTACTTAACACTGTCCTGGCCCTCGCCGGCCTGGGTCTGCCGGTCAAGGCGACCGCCTGGCTCTGCATCGCGGAGAATATGCCCGGCGGCGGAGCATCGCGCCCTGCCGACGTCCTGACCATGTTCGGCGGCAAGACCGTGGAGGTCCTCAACACCGACGCCGAGGGACGCCTGGTCATGGCGGACGGCATCGTCGCCGCCAGCCGCGAATACCCGGACGCCATCATCGACGTCGCAACCCTCACAGGTGCGCAGCTGATCGCCCTGGGCAACCGTACCGCCGGAGTCATGGGCTCGGACAGCGTCACGGGCGCGCTCAAGGCCGCGGCGGACCGCGCCGGCGAGCTGGTCTGGCCCATGCCCCTGCCGGAGGAACTGCGCCCCACGCTGGACTCCCAGGTGGCCGACCTGGCCAACATCGGCGAACGGCACGGCGGAATGATGACCGCGGCCGTGTTCCTGCGCGAGTTCGTGGGTAAGGACAAGTCGGGCGAACAGATCCCCTGGGCGCACATCGATATTGCAGGACCGTCCTTCAATAACGGCAGTCCGTACGGCTACACACACAAACAGGGCACCGGCTGCACTGTCCGCACCCTGGTTGCCTACGTGGAGGACATCCTGGCCGCGGCTTAG
- a CDS encoding TIGR01777 family oxidoreductase, whose amino-acid sequence MHIVMAGASGLIGTSMSAAFRDAGHSVVALVRRPPAGAGEVRWDPAAGVLDPSALAGADAVVNLSGAGIGDRPWTRKRVEELFSSRLGPTRTLVQAMAQMDTPPATFISQSASGYYGDAGNTVLREDAPAGSSTLAQICVEWEQAALAAPAGVRVVLPRTGVVFSRSGGALGKLLPLLRLGLGGPFGNGHQFWPWVTLPDVCAASLFLLDSPVSGPVNVTAPEQADVNTIVAALAHALHRPAMLRVPAPVLRTVMPGLGEELLLHSQRMEPAVLASAGFRWQHGGLEDAARWVAAKDSST is encoded by the coding sequence ATGCACATTGTCATGGCCGGCGCCTCCGGGCTCATCGGCACCTCCATGTCCGCAGCCTTCCGCGATGCCGGCCACTCCGTGGTGGCCCTGGTCCGGCGGCCACCTGCCGGCGCAGGCGAAGTCCGCTGGGATCCGGCGGCCGGCGTCCTGGATCCCTCGGCGCTTGCCGGTGCTGACGCCGTGGTCAATCTTTCCGGCGCCGGCATTGGAGACAGGCCCTGGACGCGGAAGCGGGTGGAGGAGCTGTTCAGTTCCCGCTTGGGCCCCACCAGGACCTTGGTGCAGGCCATGGCGCAAATGGATACGCCGCCGGCCACCTTCATCAGCCAGTCGGCGTCCGGTTACTACGGCGACGCCGGCAATACCGTCCTGCGCGAGGACGCGCCTGCCGGCTCCAGCACCCTGGCGCAGATCTGCGTCGAGTGGGAGCAGGCGGCACTGGCGGCACCGGCCGGCGTGCGGGTGGTGCTGCCCCGCACGGGAGTTGTCTTCAGCCGTTCCGGCGGAGCGCTGGGCAAGCTGCTCCCGCTGCTGCGGCTGGGCCTTGGCGGTCCCTTTGGCAACGGACACCAGTTCTGGCCCTGGGTTACGCTTCCGGATGTTTGCGCCGCCTCCCTCTTCCTCCTGGACTCCCCGGTCTCCGGCCCGGTCAATGTGACGGCTCCCGAACAGGCGGATGTCAACACGATCGTCGCGGCGCTGGCCCATGCCCTGCACCGGCCTGCCATGCTGCGGGTTCCCGCCCCTGTGCTGCGCACGGTGATGCCGGGGCTGGGCGAGGAGCTCCTGCTGCACAGCCAGCGGATGGAACCGGCGGTGCTGGCGTCCGCGGGATTCCGGTGGCAGCACGGAGGCCTGGAGGATGCTGCCCGCTGGGTGGCCGCCAAGGACAGCTCCACCTAG